The Acropora palmata chromosome 10, jaAcrPala1.3, whole genome shotgun sequence genome contains a region encoding:
- the LOC141895289 gene encoding brefeldin A-inhibited guanine nucleotide-exchange protein 1-like, whose translation MYENTRTQNMFLTRALEKILHDKETKKSYHQQLKKACEVALEEIQKSQAEVIADDSDESPSSALPPPKGKQPYIEADKYFLPFELACQSKCPRIVVTALDCLQKLIAYGHLAGDIPDSTEPSKLLLDRIVETICSCFVGVQTDEGVQLQIIKALLTAVTSNSCEVHEGTLLQAVRTCYNIYLASRNLINQTTAKATLSQMISVIFQRMEAQAAAEEELKESGPNPVTVQTSSTPTPSETTEVQPPSPPEREPDMSTESTAFDAVDTGSAVESQEAKNEDDNISGLEGDNNKTDNDVDEGVDLQADNQLEDGPKESLEDCKGEGNLDSTVYSTAESTLTEREEKQAPSEAERDVSGESSVGTNGPKEGETAELPAEDAPSDTKEFQINLENTSDESILSNGEVIDTTPEIPTANGIPTATPTETSSPISDELGDTHSESGAEVEGSSSSTSVNSQASGAVKFSHVTQKDAFLVFRSLCKLSMKPLSDAPLDPKSHELRSKILSLELMLSCLQNAGPVFCSHEMFVTAIKQYLCVALSKNGVSSVPAVFELSLAIFLTLLSSFKTHLKMQIEVFFKEIFLNILETSTSSFQHKWMVMQALTRICSDAQCVVDIYLNYDCDLSLSNIFDRLTSDLAKIAQGRQAIVLAATPVQEKSIRLKGLECLVSILKCMVEWSRELYLNPSSYVAINSDTPGLKRKASMAEADLEDTGDRSSLPGDRVSVGSELKSHGGSQGSLNSTSSSVASDNPKQFESLKEMKGLMEQGIEKFNKNPKKGVNYLQENGLLGLEADDVAEFLHTDERLDKTQIGELIGDNDHFSKEVMYSYIDKLNFTDMDFVSALRLFLSNFRLPGEAQKIDRLMEKFASRYLETNPSNTVFASADAAYVLAYSIILLTTDLHNSQVKRKITKEQYTTMNKGINDSRDLPQEYLESIYDEISQNEIKMRSAPRNANRYNTMYLQNEKQRRLLYYQEMEQMAQTAKTLIEGVSQIQTTFTSATHVEHIRPMFKVTWSPFLAAFSVNLQHCDDQQVASLCLDGIRCAIRIGCIFGMQLERDSFVQALSRFTLLTATAGLHEIKTKNIDTIKTLITVAQTDGNYLGRAWHEILKCISQLELAQLIGTGVKTMAGPSGGAGQGLSTPVHFGTAGLPSSQAHELVNDPKKIAHIQETVGETSSQSVVVAVDRIFTGSTKLDGDSIVDFVQALGAISSEELANPTHPRMFSLQKIVEISYYNMNRIRLEWSRIWAVLGDHFNKCGCNPNEDVAFFCVDSLRQLAMKFLEKGELPNFRFQKDFLRPFEYIVKKNRSATIRDMVVRCVAQMVHSQAHNIKSGWKNVFSVFHLAASDEDEGIVELAFQTTATIFEKYFHATIDSFQDAVKCLSEFACNASFPDTSMEAIRLIRNCAKYVYENPEMFKEHSSEDGGVPEADKVWVKGWFPVLFELSCIINRCKLDVRTRGLTVMFEIMKSYGHTFQQHWWRDVFRVVFRIFDNMKLPDQQVDWSEKSEWMTTTCNHALYAVVDVFTQYFEVLSDVLLEDMFLHLLWCVQQDNEQLARSGTNCLENLVVSNGSQFSPEMWQRACRCIRDIFTSTVPSELLTWRPEVQTAGTPTPQSTPTHTPGTPVQSPDHHTSFDSKSVDIDVRPEHDIVPRLEEDADEWATETYISQPKKIETAEDVLEAQEKEPSNKITLLSTVRPEQMENLPHHYDTPEELFTSLLIRCVVQLELIQTIDNVVFFPATSRREDAENLASAKSGNSSVPTLERSLSDSSIVTGMYPFLSSSQLLLFVDCLEESHKFAKSFNANNEQRTFLMKAGFKGKSKPNLLKQETSSLACILRILFRMYSDEERKESWPDIEQRSLRICKEALGYFLSLESPSHRDAWTSLLLLLLNRLLKLDDDRFKTHISRYYLSLCNMLLVDYKLELRSVLRRVFQRVGSTFLIYEANTESS comes from the exons AAACTGATTGCATATGGCCACCTTGCGGGTGACATTCCAGACAGCACAGAACCCTCAAAGCTGCTGTTAGATCGTATAGTGGAGACCATTTGTAGTTGTTTTGTTGGAGTTCAGACTGATGAGGGCGTTCAGCTGCAGATAATTAAG GCTTTGCTTACAGCAGTGACTTCAAACTCTTGCGAAGTTCATGAAGGAACACTACTGCAAGCTGTGCGGACTTGTTACAACATTTATCTTGCCAGTCGCAACCTTATCAACCAGACAACGGCAAAAGCTACTCTGAGCCAGATGATAAGTGTTATCTTCCAAAGAATGGAAGCACAAGCT GCAGCAGAAGAAGAGTTGAAGGAATCAGGACCTAATCCGGTTACTGTACAAACATCCTCCACCCCCACTCCTTCAGAAACAACGGAGGTGCAACCCCCATCACCCCCTGAAAGAGAGCCTGACATGTCAACAGAGTCAACAGCATTTGATGCAGTGGACACAGGATCAGCAGTAGAAAGCCAGGAAGCAAAGAATGAAGATGATAACATCAGTGGGCTGGAGggagataataataaaactgaTAATGACGTGGATGAGGGGGTAGATTTGCAAG CTGACAATCAGCTGGAAGATGGTCCCAAGGAGTCGCTGGAGGACTGTAAAGGAGAAGGAAATCTTGACAGCACTGTTTACAGTACTGCAGAGTCTACTCTGACAGAAAGGGaagagaaacaggccccatcAGAAGCAGAAAGAGATGTTTCTGGGGAAAGCAGTGTAGGAACTAATGGCCCTAAAGAAGGGGAAACCGCTGAATTACCTGCTGAAGATGCACCTTCTGATACAAAAGAATTTCAGATCAATTTGGAGAACACTTCAG atGAAAGCATTTTATCAAATGGGGAAGTAATTGATACAACTCCAGAAATACCTACAGCCAATGGAATTCCAACCGCAACTCCAACCGAGACGTCATCGCCCATTTCAGATGAGCTTGGAGATACACACAGTGAGTCTGGCGCTGAAGTAGAGGGAAGTTCCTCATCAACATCTGTCAACAGTCAGGCATCAGGAGCTGTCAAGTTCTCTCATGTCACACAGAAAGATGCATTTCTAGTGTTTAGATCCTTGTGTAAACTTTCAATGAAGCCACTGTCAGATGCACCCTTAGATCCCAA GTCACATGAATTACGATCAAAGATTCTTTCTCTAGAATTGATGCTATCCTGTCTTCAGAATGCTGGACCAGTGTTTTGTTCTCATGAAATGTTTGTCACGGCCATTAAACAATACCTTTGTGTGGCTTTGTCCAAGAATGGTGTTTCGTCAGTCCCGGCAGTGTTTGAATTGTCATTAGCTATATTCCTTACGTTGTTATCTTCATTCAAGACCCATCTCAAGATGCAGATTGAG GtatttttcaaggaaattTTTCTTAACATCTTGGAGACCTCAACTAGCTCGTTTCAGCACAAGTGGATGGTTATGCAGGCACTCACAAGAATTTGTTCAG aTGCCCAGTGTGTTGTGGACATTTACCTGAATTATGATTGTGATCTTTCTCTCTCTAATATCTTTGATCGACTGACAAGTGACTTGGCCAAGATTGCTCAAGGACGACAAGCTATTGTGCTAGCTGCCACTCCT GTTCAAGAGAAAAGTATTAGACTCAAAGGACTTGAATGTCTGGTGTCCATTCTGAAGTGCATGGTGGAATGGAGTAGAGAACTTTATCTTAATCCTTCTTCGTATGTGGCAATCAACTCAG ATACGCCTGGTTTGAAGAGAAAGGCAAGCATGGCTGAGGCAGATTTAGAAGATACAGGAGATAGGAGCAGTTTGCCTGGAGACAGAGTCAGTGTTGGATCAGAGTTGAAGTCGCATGGTGGCAGTCAAGGATCACTTAATTCTACATCTTCATCTGTTGCTTCAGATAACCCAAAACAGTTTGAGTcactgaaagaaatgaaaggaCTGATGGAACAGGGGATTGAAAA ATTCAACAAGAACCCAAAGAAAGGAGTGAATTACCTTCAAGAGAACGGACTTCTTGGACTGGAGGCTGATGATGTTGCAGAGTTTTTGCACACAGATGAAAGATTGGACAAG acaCAAATTGGAGAGCTGATTGGTGACAATGATCA TTTCAGCAAGGAAGTGATGTACAGCTATATTGACAAACTAAACTTCACAGACATGGACTTTGTGTCAGCGCTACGACTATTCCTCAGCAACTTTCGACTCCCAGGAGAGGCTCAGAAAATTGATCGTCTCATGGAGAAATTTGCCAGTAGATATCTTGAAACTAATCCAAG CAATACAGTATTTGCCAGTGCAGATGCTGCCTATGTTTTAGCCTACTCGATTATCTTGTTGACTACAGACCTCCACAATTCACAG gtgaaaaggaaaataactaAGGAACAATATACTACAATGAACAAGGGGATTAATGATAGCAGAGATTTACCTCAAGAATATCTGGAATCCATTTATGACGAGATATCACagaatgaaattaaaatgagaaGCGCTCCAAGAAATGCAAATAGATACAACACCATGT atcttcagaaTGAGAAACAAAGGAGATTACTGTACTATCAAGAAATGGAACAAATGGCTCAGACAGCAAAAACTCTGATTGAAGGAGTCAGCCAAATTCAAACAACATTCACCTCTGCAACACATGTGGAACACATCAGACCCATGTTCAAG GTAACTTGGAGTCCATTCCTGGCAGCGTTCAGTGTGAATTTGCAGCACTGTGATGACCAGCAAGTTGCATCCCTGTGCTTGGATGGCATTCGGTGTGCAATCAGAATCGGTTGCATTTTTGGAATGCAG CTTGAGCGTGACAGTTTTGTGCAAGCCCTGTCGCGATTTACTCTTCTCACAGCCACAGCAGGACtacatgaaataaaaactaagAACATCGACACGATAAAGACGCTGATTACAGTAGCACAGACAGATGGAAACTATCTCGGAAGGGCCTGGCACGAG ATTCTCAAGTGCATATCTCAGTTGGAGTTAGCTCAGCTCATTGGTACTGGAGTCAAGACTATGGCGGGGCCCTCAGGAGGGGCGGGGCAGGGTTTATCAACCCCTGTGCATTTTGGGACTGCTGGACTGCCATCCTCACAAGCTCATGAGTTGGTTAATG ATCCCAAGAAAATCGCACATATCCAAGAAACAGTGGGAGAGACAAGTTCGCAAAGTGTTGTTGTAGCTGTGGACAG AATATTTACGGGTTCCACAAAACTGGATGGAGATTCCATTG TGGATTTTGTGCAAGCATTAGGCGCCATCTCATCGGAGGAGCTCGCCAATCCAACTCACCCGAGGATGTTCAGTTTGCAGAAAATAGTTGAGATATCTTACTACAACATGAACCGTATTCGACTGGAGTGGAGCAGAATATGGGCTGTACTGGGAGATCACTTCAATAAG TGTGGTTGTAATCCTAATGAAGATGTAGCATTTTTCTGCGTGGATTCCTTGCGGCAGCTTGCCATGAAGTTCCTCGAGAAGGGAGAGTTGCCCAACTTTCGCTTTCAGAAGGATTTCCTCCGACCTTTTGAATATATCGTCAAGAAAAATAG GTCTGCTACCATTCGCGACATGGTTGTCCGCTGTGTAGCGCAAATGGTTCACTCGCAAGCTCACAACATCAAGTCAGGCTGGAAGAATGTTTTCTCAGTGTTTCATTTAGCGGCTTCTGATGAAGATGAGGGGATAGTGGAGCTCGCTTTTCAAACTACAG CCACCATTTTTGAGAAGTACTTCCACGCCACCATTGATTCATTCCAAGATGCTGTTAAGTGTCTATCGGAGTTTGCCTGCAATGCGTCATTTCCAGACACCAGCATGGAGGCTATCAGACTCATACGAAACTGCGCCAAATATGTCTACGAAAACCCCGAG ATGTTCAAGGAACACAGCAGCGAGGATGGTGGCGTTCCCGAAGCTGATAAAGTTTGGGTCAAAGGCTGGTTTCCAGTTCTCTTTGAGTTATCTTGCATTATAAACAGGTGTAAATTGGACGTCCGCACCAG GGGCTTAACGGTGATGTTTGAGATCATGAAGAGCTATGGTCACACATTCCAACAACACTGGTGGCGGGATGTGTTCAGAGTTGTGTTTCGGATTTTCGACAACATGAAACTACCAGATCAGCAAGTTGACTGGTCAGAG AAGTCAGAGTGGATGACTACCACGTGCAACCATGCCCTGTACGCGGTGGTCGATGTGTTCACACAGTATTTTGAAGTTCTCTCTGATGTTCTTCTGGAAGACATGTTTTTGCACTTGTTGTGGTGTGTCCAGCAAG ATAACGAGCAACTTGCGAGGTCTGGTACCAACTGCCTGGAAAACTTGGTAGTTTCTAATGGATCCCAGTTTTCGCCCGAGATGTGGCAGAGGGCGTGCCGGTGCATCCGGGACATTTTCACCTCCACCGTACCAAGCGAGCTGCTGACGTGGAGACCAGAAGTTCAAACCGCAGGAACACCGACGCCTCAATCGACACCCACGCACACTCCTGGTACTCCTGTGCAGTCTCCAGATCATCATACTTCCTTCGATAGT aAATCTGTGGACATAGATGTTAGACCCGAGCACGACATTGTTCCTCGACTCGAAGAAG ATGCCGATGAGTGGGCCACCGAGACATACATCAGCCAACCGAAGAAAATCGAGACCGCGGAAGATGTTCTGGAGGCTCAAGAGAAAGAGCCAAGCAATAAGATCACACTATTATCGACAGTTAGACCAGAGCAAATGGAAAACCTACCCCACCACT ATGACACGCCTGAGGAGCTGTTTACTTCGTTGTTGATTCGCTGCGTTGTTCAACTGGAGCTTATTCAGACCATTGATAACGTGGTATTCTTTCCAGCGACGAGTAGGCGAGAAGATGCCGAAAATCTCGCTTCTGCGAAG TCAGGGAATTCGTCTGTCCCTACCTTGGAAAGATCACTCAGCGATAGTTCTATTGTCACCGGAATGTACCCTTTCCTCAGTTCGTCACAACTGCTTCTATTTGTCGATTGTTTGGAGGAGTCGCACAAGTTCGCCAAATCCTTCAACGCCAACAACGAGCAGAGAACCTTTCTTATGAAAGCTG GTTTTAAGGGCAAGTCCAAACCAAATTTGTTGAAACAGGAGACCTCCAGTTTGGCTTGCATTCTGCGCATTTTATTCAGAATGTATTCCGATGAAGAAAGGAAGGAATCGTGGCCGGATATTGAGCAACGGTCTTTGAG aatttGCAAAGAAGCATTGGgttattttctttcactggAATCCCCCAGTCACCGTGATGCCTGGACGTCTCTCTTACTACTGCTTCTCAACAGGCTCCTTAAGCTAGATGACGACAGG TTCAAGACTCACATATCTCGTTACTACCTTTCGTTGTGTAACATGCTATTGGTGGATTATAAACTGGAGCTGCGGTCTGTTCTTAGAAGAGTCTTTCAAAGAGTAGGATCAACATTTTTAATCTACGAGGCCAACACAGAGTCCAGCTGA